A region from the Actinomycetota bacterium genome encodes:
- the thiE gene encoding thiamine phosphate synthase, translating into MRPDERRAALNRARLYLVAGPGFTDLAEVVAAGVGIVQLRDKEGDAKAILRTGALWLEACERLDVPFVVNDRPDVAKILGADGVHVGQDDLPPEAVRDIVGPDVIVGLSTHFPDQIADAAALHERGVVDYIAVGPVHETPTKPGRPAVGLDLIEMAARTVTFPWFAIGGISPMNVRQVAAAGADRVVVVRAIVDSPDPAAAATQLMAGLIG; encoded by the coding sequence ATGAGGCCGGACGAACGGCGCGCGGCGCTGAATCGGGCGCGGCTGTACTTGGTCGCCGGGCCGGGGTTCACCGACCTTGCCGAGGTGGTGGCCGCCGGCGTGGGGATCGTGCAGCTGCGGGACAAGGAAGGCGACGCGAAGGCCATCCTGAGAACCGGCGCGCTGTGGCTGGAAGCATGCGAGCGGTTGGACGTTCCGTTCGTCGTCAACGACCGTCCGGACGTGGCGAAGATCCTGGGGGCCGACGGCGTGCATGTGGGACAGGACGACCTGCCGCCTGAGGCCGTCCGGGACATCGTCGGCCCCGATGTGATCGTCGGGCTGTCCACGCACTTTCCGGACCAGATAGCCGACGCTGCCGCGCTGCACGAGCGGGGAGTCGTCGACTACATCGCGGTGGGGCCGGTCCACGAGACCCCCACGAAGCCGGGACGCCCGGCGGTGGGGCTGGACCTGATTGAAATGGCCGCACGGACGGTGACCTTCCCGTGGTTCGCGATCGGCGGGATAAGCCCGATGAACGTCCGCCAGGTCGCGGCCGCCGGTGCGGACAGGGTGGTCGTCGTGCGGGCGATCGTTGACTCGCCGGATCCGGCCGCGGCGGCCACGCAGCTGATGGCGGGACTCATCGGG
- the thiS gene encoding sulfur carrier protein ThiS: MVVSANGKPIDVPEGCTVHRLIEMLGLGSRWVVVERNGQPVARSDFDTVRLEPGDALEVVRPVQGG; this comes from the coding sequence ATGGTGGTGAGCGCGAACGGAAAGCCGATCGACGTGCCCGAGGGCTGCACCGTGCACCGGCTGATCGAGATGCTCGGGCTCGGCTCCCGGTGGGTGGTCGTTGAGCGAAACGGGCAGCCCGTGGCGAGGTCGGACTTCGACACGGTGCGGCTGGAGCCTGGGGACGCCCTGGAGGTCGTGCGTCCGGTGCAGGGCGGATGA